CCATGCCCACCGCCCGGGGTGCCCTGGGGGTGGCCGTGCTCGGCGGCAGGCTGTACGCAGTCGGGGGCCGCGACCGGGCGGACACCGGGGCGAACGAGCGGTACGACCCGGCCACGAACACCTGGACGGGCCTCGCGCCGCTGCCCACCCCGCGCGACCACCTCGCGGTCGTGGCGCTGGGCGGGCGGGTTCACGCGGTCGCCGGGCGGCTGGAGACGTACACCCGCAACACGGGCGTCCACGAGGCCTACGACCCCGGGATGAACCGCTGGACCCCCCTCGCCCCGCTGCCCACGCCCCGGAGCGGGGTGGCGGCGGCGGTGCTCGGCGGGCGGCTGTTCGTCCTCGGGGGGGAGGGGACACAGGGCACGTTCCACCAGAACGAGGCCTACGACCCCGGGCGGAACTGCTGGACCCGGATGGCCCCCCTGCCGACCGCTCGGCACGGGACGGGCGCAGCGGTGGTGAACGGGGTCATGTACGTCCCGACCGGTGCGCCCACCCCGGGAGCCTCCCGAACCGCCGTGAACGAGGCGTTCACCTGGAGTCCGGGGGAGGCACCTCTGCCCTGCACGGGGTCAGGTCGTCCCGGAGCGGGGAGGCGCGGGCCAAGCCGAACACCGGGTACGCCCGGCGGTTGACCGAACTCCTCCTGGACGGGAAGGAGCGGCTGAGCCGTGCCGCCGGGGCCTGCCGGAGGGGCGGGCTCATCCCGTCACGCCGCGCGGCCCGGTCAGGGTTCGCCTTCCTCCCCCTCCCGCTTCGGCAGGGCCGCCCGCAGCGCCGCCACCTCCTGCCGCAGGGCCGAGAGTTCCCGGCGCAGGGCGGCGTTCGTCACCTCGCCCTCGCCCCCCTCGGCGTCCTGGTCGCGGCCCACGAAGAAGCTGGCGACAGACGCCGTGATGTAGCCGAAGACCGCGAAGCCGTACAGGGCGAGCAGCCAGGTGAGAAACCGGCCCTCGGCGGTCTTCGGGAAGTAGTCCGAGCCCATCGTCACGAGCACCATCGCCGTCCACCACAGCCAGGGCACGTACCCGGTGAGGCCACTCTCCCGCGCGGGGGGCACGTCCTCGAAGGCGAGCATCCCCGCCGCGCCCACCAGCGCCACGAGCAGCGTGAGCAGCGCGACGTAGCCCACCCCCCGGCGCCGAACGGCCCGCCCCGCGGCGCGGAAGCCCCGGTTGAGGGAGGTCAGGAGCCGCACCAGGTTCAGGGACCGGGTGGCCCGCAGGAGCCGCAGGGCGCGCAGCGCCCGAATCGCCCTCAGCACCCGCAGGGCGGGGAGCAGCAGCGACACGAGCGTGAGCCAGTTCGAGCGCAGGTAGGCCCGCTTGTCGGGCGCCACCGTAAAGGAGAGCAGGAAGTCGAGGACGAACAGCACCCAGATGACGTTGCTCAGGAACTGGAGCCCCGGGGTCAGGCCGCGCGTGAGGTCGAGGACGAGCAGCCCCAGCCACACGAACCCCAGGACCGTCATGGGGCCGTCGGTCAGGCGGTCGAGGTGCCGCAGCAACTCCAGGCGCTCGCGGTGCAGGTTCTCGGCTTCGGGCCGCTGGGACATGGGGGCCACCGTATCAGCCTGGGCGTGCCGGGGCGGCGCCACATCCCGCGGACGCCCGGCGGGAAGGCGCGGGGATCAGCGGTAGCGGGCACCACACCGCCCGCCAGGAGAACAAAATTGAACCGGCGCCGTTCCTGGCGCTCGGGCAGCGGTTGGTGCAGGGCGCCCCTCCGGCCCCGTCTCAGGACCGCGAAGAGCAGCAGCGCGACGACCACCGCGAAGACCACGCCCGCGACGGCGAACATGATCCACCACGACAGGTCCACCCGGTCGGCGCGAGGGCCCAGGGAGAGGCCGCCAGGCAGCGGCCCGGGCAGGTCAGCACGAGCGGCATGGCGGCGCGGCGCGTGCGTCTAGGACACATCCTCAGGAACATCCCCTTCCCTTTTGTCGTACTGTGGTAGAAAAACCGTACGGCTGGCTCCGGCGATTTGTCAACGTGGGTGGGACTTCGGGAACGGGGAGCGTCCTCACCCAGCCTTTAACCGCCGTGGGGAATGCCCGGGGTGGTGAGAACGGTGGACGCCCACCCTGGCCCGCGCCTCCCGCCGCGCCTGGCCCCCGGGCCGAAGCCCGCCAGCCGCCAGGCACACTGGGGGCATGACCGCCCCACGCCCGCAGCTCTCCCCCTCGCTCTACCGCGTCTAAAGCGCGTTCCGGTGCGAGCTGAGCAAGTTCACCAACGCGCAGCGACAGCGCATCCAGAAAGCGGGCCTCACGCCCCAGCAGTTCTCGCTGCTGGTGCTCCTGGGCGCCTCCCGCGACGAGGGGGTGAACATCGGCGCCGCCGCCGAGGAGCTGCACATCGCGCACAACAGCGTGGTCGGGCTGTCGCAGCGGGCCGAGCAGGCGGGGCTGCTCACCCGGGTCTCGGCTGGGGGACGGCGCCAGGGCACCACGCTGCACCTGACCGAGCTGGGGGCGCGCCGTCTGGACGAGGTCACCCGAACGCTCATCACCGAACTCGCCGGGGACCGCCTGCTGCTGGTGGAGACCCTGTCGCGGTGGAACACCGTCCTGGCGGCGCGGGGGCTGGCGCCCGGGGGCGCGGCCCGGGGGGGGGACGCCCGGTACGGGGTGCGCCGGGCCCTGGCGCCGGACAAACCCCTGGTCTGGCACCTGCTGCAACTGTACCTGCACGAACTCAGCCCCCTGCTGAACGCCGTTCCCGACGAGCGGGGGCAGTACGGCTACCCGGCCTTCGACGCCTACTGGGGGGGCGAGGGGCATATTCCGTACCTCTTCCACGCCGAGGAGCGGCCCGCCGGGTTCGCGCTCGTGCGGCGCCGGGCGGACAAGCCCGGGCCCTGGCATGTCCTGGAGGAGTTCTGCGTGCTGCGGCCCTACCAGGGTCAGGGCCTGGGCGCCGCGTTGATCGGCGAGGTGCTGCGCCGGCACCCGGGCCGCTGGTCGGTGGCGTCCCTCCAGCGCAACCCCTTCACCCACCACTTCTGGGAGTACGTGCTGCCGCGCCACGCCGCCGCGCCCCCCGTCAGCGAGCCGGACGAGACGCGGCCGGAGGTCACCCACTTCACCTTCGAGGTGTCTATTCCTGCGGCCCGGGCGTGAGTCCCGGGCCGCGGGCGAACACCACCTCCACGTGGGCGCCCTGCCTGAGTTCGCTGGTCAGGGTGATCTGGCCCCCGTGCTGCTCGACGATCCAGGCGGCGATGGACAGGCCCAGGCCCGGGTCGCGCGCCCGCGCGGGGTCGGCCCGGTAGAACCGCTTGAAGAGGTGCGGCAGGTCCCCGGGCGGGATGCCCGCCCCCTCGTCGCGGACGACCAGCCGGACCCCGGCCCCGCCCGCCTCCAGGCGGCCACCCACACCCGGGGGCGAAACCGCATTGAGTGGAGCGCCGAGCCCGGGGGCGCCAACACCTATCAGGTTCTCTTCAACTTCGAGGGGGGCCCGGGACGGCAATACGGTGGGCGGCACGCCCGCCGCCGCGCCCCGTCCGCGCTCCCGGCGTACACCCAGGCTCACCCGCTCGTCCACGTTCACCGCCCCCTCGGCCAGCAGCGCGGCCCCCAGCACCATGACGGCGGGCAGGAGCCAGAAGCTGGCCCGCTCACGAGGAGTCTTTCCCCCCCAGCACCCGTCGGCGGACCCGCGACCCCTCGCTCCCCGGCGGGCCAGCCCTCACGCTGCCGCCCGCAGTCGCCCTCGGTCTCCCGCCTGGCCTCTGCGATATCGTCGCCGTACCCAATCCCCACGCCGTGCTGAGGGCGGCGCACCTCGGAGGCGGTCTCGACCGTGACCCGGTCAGTGTTGGGAGTCACGTCCTGCCCGACCCCTTGCAGGCGCTTGGGGGCGACGTTCAGGTTGGCGGCCACGCTGCCCCTAATACCGGCTGACGGGTGGGCGACCTCCCGCCTCCCCCGGCGCGGGGCAGCCGTGCTGGCGAGAAGAATGTCAGGCTCGGCGGGAGCGTCCGCGCCGCCGGGAACGCGTTCGGCCGGGACCGGATCACGCGCCCCTCCCGCCCGCGCTCCCGTGGGTCCGCCGCCCACCCGGCGCCCGGATGAGGCATGCTGGGAGCCGCCCGAGGTCTCCGTTGCGTTCTGATCCCCCCCCGCCTCCCACCCTCCACTTCCGGCCCCGCTCGGCGGCGGACTGGCTGCGCTTCGCGGGGTGGGGCCGCGCCCTGCTGTGGCAGTCGGTGCGGGAGGTCAGCCGCCTGCCCGCGAACCTGACGCCGGGGCAGCGGGACGCCGTGCAGAAACGGCTGAGCGCCCGGCTGCTCGGCCACCTGCGGGTGCGCCTGCTGGTGCGGGGCCGCGAGCATGTGGGGCGCGGCCCGTATCTGGTGGCGGCCCTGCACGAGGGCATCGCGGACGTGCTGGCCCTGCTGCACCTGCCGTTGCCCCTGCGGTTCGTCGCGCGGGGGGAAATCTTTACCTGGCCCGGCGTCGGCCCGGCGATTACCCGGCTGGGGCACGTGAGCATCGACCCGGAGAGCGGGTCCGGGGGCTACCGCCACCTGCTCGGGCAGGCGCGGGCGATCACGGCGGGGGGAGAGAGCCTCGTCCTGTTTCCGCAGGGCACCGTGCTGGGCCTGGAGACGGACTTCCAGCGGGGGGCCTTCGCCCTCGCGCGGCACCTGGGCCTGCCGATCCTGCCGGTGGCCCTGACCGGCACCCACCGCGTGTGGGAGCACCCCTTCACCCCGGCGCTGCGCTACGGGCAGCCGGTGGGGCTGCGGGTTCTCCCAGCGGTCACCCGCGAGGAGGTGCGCCGCACGCCCCCCGAGGAACTGCGCGTGGGGCTGCGCCGCCGCCTGAAGAGTGCGGCCCTGGAGCCTGGCCTGCCGCCCCCCCGCCGCTACGACCCGGAGCGCGACGGCTACTGGGACGGCTTCCACTTCGCCATCGACCCGGACTTCCCCCGGGTGTATGACCTCGTGGCGGCCCACCGCCGCGCCCTGGGCGGGGAGACCGCGTGAGGAACGGTCCGGGCTTCGCCTTCGCGCAGAACAGGGCGGCCAGCGCGGCGGCAGAGGGTAGACGAACCCGGTGGGCCGCAGATGAAGGGCGCGCGGACGGGCAAAGCCGCAGGGCAAGAGCCCAAGGGCGAGGAGACCGACGGGCGGCGAGGCAAGACCCGCTGGCCCGCCTGAGCAGGCCTGTCACCCTGGGCCACGCGGGGGGCTTGCGCCGAGACGCTTCGCCTCCGCTCGGCATGACGAGGTTTCTGCGCGCCGTCCCACGATGCCTTCCCGGATGTTCCGAATTCCGAGCCGGTCGGGATTAACCCCTGCCATCTCCCCCGACCACCCCGCGGCCCCGGCCCACGCTCCTCTTCCGCAGCGCCCGCCAGGCGAGCAGCCCGGCGAGCAGGTAGGTCAGCGCGTCCACGTTGATCACCCACGCGCCCACGCGGTCACCCAGCACCCCCGACACACCCATTCCCAGCAGCAGGGTGAGGCCCAGCAGCCCCGAACACGCGCTGAACACCCGCCCGAGGGCCTCCTGGGGCGCGGCCCGCTGGAGGCCCAGGCCCTGCGCCGTGCCGAAGACCGCGAACGGCAGCCCGGCGACGGCGGTGAGGACGACCGCAGGCCAGACCTCCCGGTAGAGAAGCGCGTAGTTGAAAATCGCCACCAGCAACAGGCCGCTTCCCAGCGCGCCGAGGGCCAGCAGGCGCAGGGCGGGCCAGCGGTCGGCGACCCGCGCCACCGCCCAGGCCCCCACGGCGCCGCCGAGCGCCTGGGCCGACATGATCAGGCCGAGCGCCCGCCCGTCCCCGCCCGGGATGTCCCGGACGAAGGGCGCCATCAGCGTGGAGATGAACCCCTCGCCGAACGCGACGACCGCCACGACGACGAAGATCACGCGCAGGGTGGAACTCCCCGCCACGACCGCCAGCCCCTCGCGCCACTCCCGGAGGAAGGCAACCCGTCCGGGCCGGGAGACCCGTTCCGCCGGGGCACCCGCCACCCCCGCGAGCAGCAGGGCCGCCACCACGAACGTCAGCGCGTCAAGGAGGATCACCGCCGGGAAGCCCAGCCGCGCCAGCACCAGGCCCCCCAGCCCCGGGCCGATCAGGCGCGCGAGGTTGTTGTTCAGGGCGTTCAGGCCGCTGGCCTCCCCCAGCCGCTCCCGCCCCACCAGGGTGGGCAGCAGCGCGTTCTCCGCCGGGCCGAGGAACTGGCCGACGCTCGACGCCAGGAAGCCGACCAGGGCCATGAGCGGCCACGGCGCATGCGCGGCGGGCAGGAAGCCCAGCGTGACCACGGCCAGCCCCACGTTCGCCCAGACGAGGACCCGGCGGTAGTCCAGCCGGTCCACCAGGACGCCCGCGAATTGGCCCACCACCACGGGGGGAACGGCCCCCGCCATCAGCACCAGGGCGGTCGCCAGCGTGGAGCCCGTCTCGCCGTACACCTGGACGGGCAGCGCGATGAAGAGCGCCCCGTTCCCGACCCAGGAGACCAGCCCCGCCCACCACACCCGGGCGAAACTGGCCTGAAGGAGCAGCGGGCGGTCGGGAGCCATGCCGCCACGGTGCGGGCTAGGCTACTGCAAATGACACTCCCCGATTCACCCAGCTTCCACCAGGTCACCGACCCCCGACAGGCGGCGATCCTGACGGACCCGGCGGGCAAGGCGTTCTTCGCGCCCTTCCTGGCCCGGGAACGCACGGTGCGGGAGGCCGCCGAGATCGTGGGCTGCGCCCTGAACACCATGCTCTACCGGGTAAGGGTCATGCTGGCAGCGGGACTCCTGAAGGTGGTGGAGGTGAGGCCCCGCGCGGGGCGGGCGATCAAGGTCTACCGCTCGGTCTACGACGCCTATTTCGTGCCGTTCGGCGTCACGCCCTACGCCACGCTGGAGGAGCGGGTGGCCGCGCAGGGCAGGCCGCTGTTCGCCCGCCTGACCTCCGCCTACGCGGCGGCGCTCCACGCCCATGGGCTCTTCGGGAACGCCCTCCTGCTGGGCGAGAACGGGGCAGTCTGGACGACGGACCTGCCGCCCGAGGTCACGCGCGACGGCAGGCCGCTCGTGTTCTCGGACATGACCGTGCATCTGGAGACGGATCAGGCGCACCAGGCGGCGCGGCAACTGTCGGGGGCCTTCCGGGAGGCGATTCAGGCCGAGCAGCAGCAAGCATCCGGGCGGACGAGCGGGTACGTGATGATGGTGGCGCTCATTCCGCTGGACGCCGGGCCGTAGACCAGCGGTTCCTCCCGGAACACCGCCCTCAGTTCCGCAGCCCGCCCAAGTGGTCGTCGAGCTACCGTCCGGGCGGGGGCCCACCCCGCTGACCTGAGCGGTTCTGGAGGACCGCGTGCCGACCACCCTGGAATTCATTGGCAAGGCCATTGTCGAGCGCGGCGGCGAGCGAATCGGGCGGGCGAAGGAAGGCGTCATCGACCTGCGGGAGGTGGGGTACTCGCGCTCCCCTTCGGGTCGGTCTTCGAGCTGGGGCCGCGGGCGGTGCTCGCGGCAGTGAGCGACGACCTCGTGCCGGGGGTGGGACTGGCCCACCAGCAGGGTCCGCGGATGGGCCGCACCCTCTTCCTAAGCAGCCGGGGCAGCCCGCTCGGCGGCGTCCTCGACCTGCACTTCGACCCGGACTCGGGCCGAGTGACCGACTGGGCCACATGCTGATCGCCCTGCTCCTCGCGCTGGGTGTGCTCGCGGCCCCGGCCAGCAGACGCCGGGAAGCAGAGCCGGCCCTCCCCCTCAGCGCGCCCGGTCCTGCGCCCGCCGCACCAGGCCGGGGACGAGGGCGCGCGGCAGGAAGCGGGGCGTGAGCGCGAGAAGCTGGTTGGCCCGGCCCACTACCCGCACGGCCTGCCCGCGCAACATGGCGTCGATCCCCTCGCGGGCCACCTCCCCGGGGCCCGGAATCTCGCGGCCCTGAAGCAGGCGGCTCTCCTCCAGCCGGGCGCGGGCCTGGAACCCCGTCTCGACCGGGCCGGGACAGAGCGCCGTGACGTTCACGCCGCTGCCGCGCACCTCCTCGTTCAGCGCCTCCGAGAGGCTGAGCACGTAGGCCTTGGTGGCGTAATACACGGCCATCAGCGGCCCGGGCATGAAGGCGGCGGTGCTCGCCACGTTCAGCACCCGGCCCCGGCCCCGCGCCACCATGCCGGGCAGGAAGCGGCGGGTCAGGTCGGTCAGGGTCGCCACGTTGACCTGGATCATGTCCCGCGTCTGCCCCGGGTCCAGGGTGATGAACTCGCCGTAGGAGGCGAACCCCGCGTTGTTCACCAGGAAATCGACCGTCAGGCCCAACTCCCCGACCTCGCGCTCCAGCCACTCCCCCGCGTCCGGCAGGGCCAGGTCGAGCGGGACGGGGAAGGCCCGGACCCCGTGCGCCGCCTCCAGCTCCCGAGCGAGGGCCTGAAGCCTGCTCCCCGTGCGCGCCACGAGGATGACGTGAATGCCCCGGGCGGCGAGTTCGCGGGCCAGCGCCTCACCGATGCCGCCACTCGCGCCGGTGACGAGGGCGGTGCGGGCGGAGGACGGGGAGTTGGTCTGCGGCTGAGTCATAGGGGAACCTCCCGGAAGGCGTGCACTTAATGACCTTCGGTTAGTTACTCTTACTTACCGCGGGTCAATCTGTCAAGCCATCCGCCTCCCCGGCTCAACGATTTTCCTGTTTGTCGGCGGCGGAGTTTCTCGGCTATAGTTGACCCGTGGTTATTCATACGCGCGCGCGCACGCCGGAGTCCAAGCTGGAGCGGCGGGGGCGCATCCTCGACGAGGCGCTGGCCCTGTGGCGGGAGCGGCGCTACCCGGACGTGACGCTGGCGGACATCGCGGGGCGGGTCGGCCTGACCAAGCCCGCGCTGTTCGCCTATTTCGCCACCAAGGAGGAGCTGTTCCTGAGCCTGTACGAGCGCCTGCTGGGGGAGTGGTTCGATGCGCTCGACCGGCACCTGCGCCTGGGCGGCACGCACACCCCGCCCAGCCTGGCCCTGCTGCTCGCCACCCTGACCACCGAGCGGCCCGCGCTCGCCCGCCTGATCCCGCTGCTCGCCGGGCTGCTCGAACACAACGTCACCGCGGCCCGGGCGGCGGAACACAAGACCTGGGTGGCCTCGCGCCTGGCGGTGACCGCCCCCCTGCTGGAGGCGGCCCTGCCCGGACTGCCGGGCGGAAGCGGCCCCGCCCTCCTGACCTACACCCAGGCCCTCGTCGCGGGGCTGCAACCCCTGGGCGAGCCCTCCCCCGCCGTGCGCGAGGCGCTGGCGACGACGGGCCTGGGCGCCCTGCACGTGGACTTCGAGGCAGCGCTGGGGGAAAGCCTGACGGCCCTCGTGCGCGGGATGGTCCACCCCGCGGGGGAGGACGGCCGATGACCCGGCAACGCAACTGGGCGGGCAACCTCACGTACCGCGCGGCGAACTGGCACTCCCCCCGCAGCGTGGGGGAGGTGCGGGAACGGGTCCGCCGCGCCGACCGGGTGAAGGTGCTGGGCTCCCGCCATTCCTTCAACGGCATTGCGGACACGGACGGGGCCATGCTCTCGCTGGAACACCTGAACCGCGTCGTGGGACTCGACCGCGAGCGGGGCACGGTGACGGTCGAGGGCGGAATCCGGTACGGGGAACTCAGCCGCTTTCTCCACGGGCAGGGGTACGCGCTGCCCAACCTGGCCTCGCTGCCGCATATCTCGGTGGC
This region of Deinococcus aerius genomic DNA includes:
- a CDS encoding SDR family NAD(P)-dependent oxidoreductase; this encodes MTQPQTNSPSSARTALVTGASGGIGEALARELAARGIHVILVARTGSRLQALARELEAAHGVRAFPVPLDLALPDAGEWLEREVGELGLTVDFLVNNAGFASYGEFITLDPGQTRDMIQVNVATLTDLTRRFLPGMVARGRGRVLNVASTAAFMPGPLMAVYYATKAYVLSLSEALNEEVRGSGVNVTALCPGPVETGFQARARLEESRLLQGREIPGPGEVAREGIDAMLRGQAVRVVGRANQLLALTPRFLPRALVPGLVRRAQDRAR
- a CDS encoding GNAT family N-acetyltransferase yields the protein MQKAGLTPQQFSLLVLLGASRDEGVNIGAAAEELHIAHNSVVGLSQRAEQAGLLTRVSAGGRRQGTTLHLTELGARRLDEVTRTLITELAGDRLLLVETLSRWNTVLAARGLAPGGAARGGDARYGVRRALAPDKPLVWHLLQLYLHELSPLLNAVPDERGQYGYPAFDAYWGGEGHIPYLFHAEERPAGFALVRRRADKPGPWHVLEEFCVLRPYQGQGLGAALIGEVLRRHPGRWSVASLQRNPFTHHFWEYVLPRHAAAPPVSEPDETRPEVTHFTFEVSIPAARA
- a CDS encoding TetR/AcrR family transcriptional regulator, producing MVIHTRARTPESKLERRGRILDEALALWRERRYPDVTLADIAGRVGLTKPALFAYFATKEELFLSLYERLLGEWFDALDRHLRLGGTHTPPSLALLLATLTTERPALARLIPLLAGLLEHNVTAARAAEHKTWVASRLAVTAPLLEAALPGLPGGSGPALLTYTQALVAGLQPLGEPSPAVREALATTGLGALHVDFEAALGESLTALVRGMVHPAGEDGR
- a CDS encoding ATP-binding protein; this translates as MVLGAALLAEGAVNVDERVSLGVRRERGRGAAAGVPPTVLPSRAPLEVEENLIGVGAPGLGAPLNAVSPPGVGGRLEAGGAGVRLVVRDEGAGIPPGDLPHLFKRFYRADPARARDPGLGLSIAAWIVEQHGGQITLTSELRQGAHVEVVFARGPGLTPGPQE
- a CDS encoding winged helix-turn-helix domain-containing protein — its product is MTLPDSPSFHQVTDPRQAAILTDPAGKAFFAPFLARERTVREAAEIVGCALNTMLYRVRVMLAAGLLKVVEVRPRAGRAIKVYRSVYDAYFVPFGVTPYATLEERVAAQGRPLFARLTSAYAAALHAHGLFGNALLLGENGAVWTTDLPPEVTRDGRPLVFSDMTVHLETDQAHQAARQLSGAFREAIQAEQQQASGRTSGYVMMVALIPLDAGP
- a CDS encoding ion transporter, whose protein sequence is MSQRPEAENLHRERLELLRHLDRLTDGPMTVLGFVWLGLLVLDLTRGLTPGLQFLSNVIWVLFVLDFLLSFTVAPDKRAYLRSNWLTLVSLLLPALRVLRAIRALRALRLLRATRSLNLVRLLTSLNRGFRAAGRAVRRRGVGYVALLTLLVALVGAAGMLAFEDVPPARESGLTGYVPWLWWTAMVLVTMGSDYFPKTAEGRFLTWLLALYGFAVFGYITASVASFFVGRDQDAEGGEGEVTNAALRRELSALRQEVAALRAALPKREGEEGEP
- a CDS encoding lysophospholipid acyltransferase family protein, which gives rise to MRSDPPPPPTLHFRPRSAADWLRFAGWGRALLWQSVREVSRLPANLTPGQRDAVQKRLSARLLGHLRVRLLVRGREHVGRGPYLVAALHEGIADVLALLHLPLPLRFVARGEIFTWPGVGPAITRLGHVSIDPESGSGGYRHLLGQARAITAGGESLVLFPQGTVLGLETDFQRGAFALARHLGLPILPVALTGTHRVWEHPFTPALRYGQPVGLRVLPAVTREEVRRTPPEELRVGLRRRLKSAALEPGLPPPRRYDPERDGYWDGFHFAIDPDFPRVYDLVAAHRRALGGETA
- a CDS encoding Kelch repeat-containing protein, producing MRNHPVRRPLAGLLLAAGLAVAGGLALQKDRAPGTGQWSTRAPIPLADGEVGVAEVGGRIHVLGGYSGNGRLHAEYDPGTDTWRLRAPLPRALHHVGAAGLDGKLYLVGGYDHASGRGVADVFEYDPGTDRWRARAPMPTARGALGVAVLGGRLYAVGGRDRADTGANERYDPATNTWTGLAPLPTPRDHLAVVALGGRVHAVAGRLETYTRNTGVHEAYDPGMNRWTPLAPLPTPRSGVAAAVLGGRLFVLGGEGTQGTFHQNEAYDPGRNCWTRMAPLPTARHGTGAAVVNGVMYVPTGAPTPGASRTAVNEAFTWSPGEAPLPCTGSGRPGAGRRGPSRTPGTPGG
- a CDS encoding MFS transporter translates to MAPDRPLLLQASFARVWWAGLVSWVGNGALFIALPVQVYGETGSTLATALVLMAGAVPPVVVGQFAGVLVDRLDYRRVLVWANVGLAVVTLGFLPAAHAPWPLMALVGFLASSVGQFLGPAENALLPTLVGRERLGEASGLNALNNNLARLIGPGLGGLVLARLGFPAVILLDALTFVVAALLLAGVAGAPAERVSRPGRVAFLREWREGLAVVAGSSTLRVIFVVVAVVAFGEGFISTLMAPFVRDIPGGDGRALGLIMSAQALGGAVGAWAVARVADRWPALRLLALGALGSGLLLVAIFNYALLYREVWPAVVLTAVAGLPFAVFGTAQGLGLQRAAPQEALGRVFSACSGLLGLTLLLGMGVSGVLGDRVGAWVINVDALTYLLAGLLAWRALRKRSVGRGRGVVGGDGRG